A genomic region of Zea mays cultivar B73 chromosome 6, Zm-B73-REFERENCE-NAM-5.0, whole genome shotgun sequence contains the following coding sequences:
- the LOC100191461 gene encoding uncharacterized protein isoform X1, translating to MARTMLPSPSPHTAVKREIEDAEPTAHTPASLPRKKRRRGGRLPVTPTQLPLSPPLVTPQTIPSVASGDASFAGLTPTPVFSAVKDESGADTGVGSNGRASGKRNDSQDLRSVPRPAAAEPPTLWLNRRRLGLILHELAGAHRWRDAASVVSTLLSGNRKPDSYEETRRMFVVAMEIHKRLAEDSSVQYGGRSSYYLRTQKLFNVWMRKLIWFPSCPKKNLVTLELALFYLSQGNIDNAHIATRTLIANGKLQTEPILNLVHGLISFDKWYSGLPKDMQVEDFDVYDESCGIPMKSNGSAGTDLLVNSDEDSMNIDESSLATCSSESSINNENIDKKMNNKPGFLHPKEEMDPLESQGNENLRSIFLDTSDGPTCGLEQSLLPLKLKFATGASNDCFDKYMKYKSVPNTLYEDAEKCLRLALYSNPPVMAALLPLIQILLLGDKLKVALNELEKACLSLATALPFRLRGRLLEEYDQNQVSTIFSCYEEALRRDPTCSYSMERLIKMHKKVYQRIMEGPMQMVGTPSFQPKCLYIRSSVR from the exons ATGGCGCGGACGATGCTGCCGTCTCCTTCGCCTCACACCGCCGTCAAGAGAGAAATCGAGGACGCAGAGCCCACCGCTCACACGCCGGCGTCACTGCCTCGCAAGAAGCGCCGCCGTGGAGGCCGCCTCCCAGTGACTCCCACCCAGCTTCCCCTAAGCCCTCCCCTCGTCACGCCCCAGACCATCCCATCGGTGGCATCAGGGGACGCGTCCTTCGCCGGCCTAACGCCGACGCCCGTGTTCTCTGCCGTCAAGGACGAGTCCGGCGCGGACACCGGGGTGGGGAGCAACGGGAGGGCGTCCGGGAAACGGAATGACTCGCAGGACCTCCGCTCCGTCCCGAGGCCCGCGGCAGCGGAGCCTCCCACTCTCTGGCTCAACCGCCGGCGTCTGGGCCTCATCCTCCACGAGCTCGCGGGAGCGCACCGGTGGCGCGACGCGGCCAGCGTCGTCTCGACGCTCCTTAGCGGCAACCGAAAGCCCGACTCCTACGAGGAGACGCGCAGAATGTTCGTG GTGGCCATGGAGATTCATAAGCGGCTTGCTGAGGACAGCAGCGTGCAGTACGGTGGCAGGAGCAGCTACTACCTCAGAACGCAGAAGTTGTTCAATGTTTGGATGCGAAAGCTGATTTGGTTTCCTTCTTGCCCAAAA AAAAACTTGGTTACACTTGAACTGGCCCTATTTTACCTTTCACAAGGCAACATCGACAATGCACACATCGCAACAAGAAC CCTTATCGCCAATGGTAAACTGCAGACAGAACCAATCTTAAATCTCGTTCATGGTTTAATATCATTTGATAAATGGTACTCTGGCTTGCCTAAAGATATGCAAGTTGAGGATTTTGATGTTTATGATGAATCATGCGGTATTCCGATGAAGTCAAATGGTTCTGCAGGAACTGATCTTCTGGTTAATTCAGATGAGGATAGCATGAATATTGATGAGTCCAGTTTGGCTACTTGCTCTTCAGAAAGTTCTATCAATAATGAGAATATAGACAAAAAAATGAATAACAAACCTGGTTTTCTTCACCCTAAAGAGGAAATGGATCCACTTGAATCACAAGGAAATGAAAACTTGCGAAGCATATTTTTGGATACCTCTGATGGTCCTACTTGTG GATTGGAGCAGAGCTTGCTGCCTTTAAAGCTGAAGTTCGCTACTGGGGCTTCCAATGATTGTTTTGATAAATATATGAAGTACAAGTCAGTGCCTAATACCTTGTATGAAGATGCAGAAAAATGTCTAAGATTGGCTCTTTATTCAAATCCGCCAGTGATGGCTGCATTATTGCCACTAATACAG ATTCTCCTCCTAGGTGATAAACTGAAAGTTGCACTAAATGAGCTTGAGAAGGCCTGCCTCAGTTTAGCTACAGCCCTCCCTTTCAG GTTGAGAGGTAGGCTGCTGGAAGAGTATGACCAAAACCAGGTATCAACCATTTTCTCTTGCTATGAGGAGGCTTTGAGAAGAGATCCTACATGTAGCTACTCCATGGAGAGGCTAATCAAAATGCATAAAAAAG TTTACCAGAGAATCATGGAAGGCCCGATGCAGATGGTGGGCACGCCATCATTTCAGCCAAAATGCTTATACATCAGAAGCTCAGTCAG GTGA
- the LOC100191461 gene encoding uncharacterized protein LOC100191461 has protein sequence MARTMLPSPSPHTAVKREIEDAEPTAHTPASLPRKKRRRGGRLPVTPTQLPLSPPLVTPQTIPSVASGDASFAGLTPTPVFSAVKDESGADTGVGSNGRASGKRNDSQDLRSVPRPAAAEPPTLWLNRRRLGLILHELAGAHRWRDAASVVSTLLSGNRKPDSYEETRRMFVVAMEIHKRLAEDSSVQYGGRSSYYLRTQKLFNVWMRKLIWFPSCPKKNLVTLELALFYLSQGNIDNAHIATRTLIANGKLQTEPILNLVHGLISFDKWYSGLPKDMQVEDFDVYDESCGIPMKSNGSAGTDLLVNSDEDSMNIDESSLATCSSESSINNENIDKKMNNKPGFLHPKEEMDPLESQGNENLRSIFLDTSDGPTCGLEQSLLPLKLKFATGASNDCFDKYMKYKSVPNTLYEDAEKCLRLALYSNPPVMAALLPLIQILLLGDKLKVALNELEKACLSLATALPFRLRGRLLEEYDQNQVSTIFSCYEEALRRDPTCSYSMERLIKMHKKGYYNTIQLLEAIALHLDSVNGKSCIWEELVSCFLRLFSDNTADYEDCISCTNTHGGESLEASSKFSSVFFEQFTRESWKARCRWWARHHFSQNAYTSEAQSGDCKLLAAKAACAAHLFGPEFPYVKAVGVYIAKQEALDEISVLVRNKQNSVRLLQTLEKLTR, from the exons ATGGCGCGGACGATGCTGCCGTCTCCTTCGCCTCACACCGCCGTCAAGAGAGAAATCGAGGACGCAGAGCCCACCGCTCACACGCCGGCGTCACTGCCTCGCAAGAAGCGCCGCCGTGGAGGCCGCCTCCCAGTGACTCCCACCCAGCTTCCCCTAAGCCCTCCCCTCGTCACGCCCCAGACCATCCCATCGGTGGCATCAGGGGACGCGTCCTTCGCCGGCCTAACGCCGACGCCCGTGTTCTCTGCCGTCAAGGACGAGTCCGGCGCGGACACCGGGGTGGGGAGCAACGGGAGGGCGTCCGGGAAACGGAATGACTCGCAGGACCTCCGCTCCGTCCCGAGGCCCGCGGCAGCGGAGCCTCCCACTCTCTGGCTCAACCGCCGGCGTCTGGGCCTCATCCTCCACGAGCTCGCGGGAGCGCACCGGTGGCGCGACGCGGCCAGCGTCGTCTCGACGCTCCTTAGCGGCAACCGAAAGCCCGACTCCTACGAGGAGACGCGCAGAATGTTCGTG GTGGCCATGGAGATTCATAAGCGGCTTGCTGAGGACAGCAGCGTGCAGTACGGTGGCAGGAGCAGCTACTACCTCAGAACGCAGAAGTTGTTCAATGTTTGGATGCGAAAGCTGATTTGGTTTCCTTCTTGCCCAAAA AAAAACTTGGTTACACTTGAACTGGCCCTATTTTACCTTTCACAAGGCAACATCGACAATGCACACATCGCAACAAGAAC CCTTATCGCCAATGGTAAACTGCAGACAGAACCAATCTTAAATCTCGTTCATGGTTTAATATCATTTGATAAATGGTACTCTGGCTTGCCTAAAGATATGCAAGTTGAGGATTTTGATGTTTATGATGAATCATGCGGTATTCCGATGAAGTCAAATGGTTCTGCAGGAACTGATCTTCTGGTTAATTCAGATGAGGATAGCATGAATATTGATGAGTCCAGTTTGGCTACTTGCTCTTCAGAAAGTTCTATCAATAATGAGAATATAGACAAAAAAATGAATAACAAACCTGGTTTTCTTCACCCTAAAGAGGAAATGGATCCACTTGAATCACAAGGAAATGAAAACTTGCGAAGCATATTTTTGGATACCTCTGATGGTCCTACTTGTG GATTGGAGCAGAGCTTGCTGCCTTTAAAGCTGAAGTTCGCTACTGGGGCTTCCAATGATTGTTTTGATAAATATATGAAGTACAAGTCAGTGCCTAATACCTTGTATGAAGATGCAGAAAAATGTCTAAGATTGGCTCTTTATTCAAATCCGCCAGTGATGGCTGCATTATTGCCACTAATACAG ATTCTCCTCCTAGGTGATAAACTGAAAGTTGCACTAAATGAGCTTGAGAAGGCCTGCCTCAGTTTAGCTACAGCCCTCCCTTTCAG GTTGAGAGGTAGGCTGCTGGAAGAGTATGACCAAAACCAGGTATCAACCATTTTCTCTTGCTATGAGGAGGCTTTGAGAAGAGATCCTACATGTAGCTACTCCATGGAGAGGCTAATCAAAATGCATAAAAAAG GATATTATAACACCATCCAACTACTTGAGGCAATAGCTTTACATTTAGATTCCGTCAATGGGAAATCCTGCATCTGGGAAGAGCTTGTATCATGTTTCCTTCGGCTTTTTTCTGACAATACTGCTGACTACGAGGATTGCATATCATGTACTAATACCCATGGGGGTGAATCATTGGAGGCTTCCAGTAAATTTTCTTCAGTCTTTTTTGAGCAGTTTACCAGAGAATCATGGAAGGCCCGATGCAGATGGTGGGCACGCCATCATTTCAGCCAAAATGCTTATACATCAGAAGCTCAGTCAG GTGATTGCAAGCTCCTGGCTGCCAAGGCAGCTTGTGCTGCTCATTTGTTTGGACCAGAATTCCCATATGTCAAAGCAGTTGGTGTCTATATTGCAAAGCAAGAAGCTCTGGACGAAATCAGTGTCCTAGTCAGAAATAAGCAGAACTCTGTCAGGCTATTACAAACTTTGGAGAAACTAACACGATGA
- the LOC103629953 gene encoding uncharacterized protein: MAAAASGGDTPKQLLSIIRDFAYEKSHGERRVSDLRRRLADARAAADVAAAELDAAKRAREAAEQEFRGSQVQDAIAADSILALEATISCLHEEISKASTDLDALKSKEDSEREDFISKMYEMNAKIRQFQQMVSLELAEYNHCELPSTDGEHVKDKSKTVDSEGISEELSDKVSNIEAEVQLLEEEYKKDLLYHDKVRQELAEVQAKRALMEAVMEETKQLQELGERAAELEKVHASLAVELQRRYVCPGCGVNNMPGLEEAAN; the protein is encoded by the exons ATGGCTGCAGCGGCGTCAGGCGGCGACACCCCGAAGCAGCTCCTCTCCATCATCCGCGACTTCGCCTACGAGAAATCGCACGGCG AGCGCAGGGTGTCCGACCTCAGGCGGCGCCTCGCTGATGCGCGCGCCGCGGCAGACGTGGCCGCGGCGGAGCTCGACGCCGCGAAGCGCGCGCGGGAGGCTGCGGAGCAGGAGTTTCGCGGGAGCCAAGTGCAAGACGCGATCGCCGCCGACTCCATCCTTGCGCTAGAG GCGACGATCTCGTGTCTCCATGAGGAGATCTCGAAGGCCAGCACTGATCTGGACGCGCTCAAA AGCAAGGAAGACAGTGAGAG AGAAGACTTCATTAGCAAGATGTATGAGATGAACGCAAAGATAAG GCAATTTCAACAGATGGTATCTCTAGAATTAGCAGAGTACAATCATTGTGAGCTGCCATCTACAGATG GTGAACATGTCAAAGACAAGAGTAAAACCGTGGACTCGGAAGGCATTTCGGAAGAGTTGTCAGATAAGGTGAGCAACATTGAAGCTGAGGTGCAGCTCTTGGAAGAAGAGTATAAAAAGGATCTGCTTTATCATGATAAG GTCCGTCAGGAGCTGGCCGAAGTCCAAGCAAAGAGAGCTCTTATGGAGGCTGTTATGGAAGAGACAAAGCAGTTGCAGGAGCTCGGCGA GCGGGCAGCTGAACTGGAGAAGGTGCACGCTTCACTTGCAGTGGAGCTGCAGCGTCGGTACGTATGCCCCGGCTGCGGAGTCAATAACATGCCTGGGCTGGAGGAGGCCGCGAACTAG
- the LOC107457590 gene encoding TORTIFOLIA1-like protein 3-like isoform X2 — protein sequence MGPAPREPMKQRVNRCLLRLSDRDTEAMAAAELDAIARELDADELPVFVAAVSDARPTDRTPLRRHSLRLLALVAGEHPRDAVAPLVPRLLAAALRRVRDPDSSVRAALVDAARAAAGAAASPPAALAPLADAVLHEQDQCAQLAAALAAAAAVEASEPTDDLAAYLRGLLPRLYKLLRSAAFKAKPALISLIGAASAASGGGAASAAVPCLRDALTADDWAARKAAAEALALLALEHGDDLVSHKSSCITVFEAKRFDKVKIVRESMNRLIEAWKEIPDLDEEVCSLPSSQSRSSLTDTASDGRYPADSSGSTSSPSITRRNSWPTNRQPQPDGSNNAINRKGSPPSIVAKKNLPPSRRSTDQFKKSEDRVVVTTAPDATPIKMVAEEKLLKEGNVRERLEARRVLFQKTGDKGYKKVAGPKSGSRVVPYSGEGDGDSEETAETEDAPEEFQSAHKDEDLSKIRMQLVQIENQQASLLNLLQVELGVTGSGPCEVRTTSFSNKAGCLKTIPLLVYFRNFLFSKLRAEIVCPILLWGFYS from the exons ATGGGCCCTGCGCCGAGGGAGCCCATGAAGCAGCGCGTGAACCGCTGCCTGCTGCGCCTCTCGGACCGGGACACGGAGGCGATGGCCGCGGCGGAGCTGGACGCGATCGCGCGCGAGCTGGACGCCGACGAGCTGCCGGTGTTCGTGGCCGCGGTCTCCGACGCGCGGCCCACCGACAGGACGCCGCTGCGGCGGCACTCGCTCCGGCTGCTGGCGCTCGTCGCCGGGGAGCACCCGCGGGACGCCGTCGCGCCGCTCGTGCCCAGGCTCCTGGCCGCCGCGCTGCGCCGCGTCCGGGACCCGGACTCCTCCGTGCGCGCCGCGCTCGTCGACGCGGCCCGCGCCGCGGCGGGCGCCGCGGCGTCGCCTCCCGCGGCGCTGGCCCCGCTCGCCGACGCCGTGCTCCACGAGCAGGACCAGTGCGCGCAGCTGGCCGccgcgctcgccgccgccgccgccgtcgaggcCTCGGAGCCCACCGACGACCTCGCCGCGTACCTCCGGGGGCTCCTCCCGCGCCTCTACAAGCTCCTCCGCAGCGCGGCGTTCAAGGCCAAGCCCGCGCTCATCTCCCTCATCGGCGCTGCCTCGGCAGCCTCCGGCGGTGGAGCCGCCTCCGCCGCCGTGCCTTGCCTCCGCGACGCGCTCACTGCCGACGATTGGGCCGCCAGGAAGGCTGCCGCCGAGGCGCTCGCTTTGTTGGCCCTCGAGCACGGAGACGACCTCGTCTCACACAAATCTTCCTGCATTACCGTCTTCGAAGCCAAGAGATTTGATAAG GTGAAAATAGTGCGCGAGTCCATGAACCGGTTGATCGAAGCATGGAAGGAGATCCCGGATTTGGATGAGGAGGTCTGCTCCTTACCATCGTCCCAGTCTAGATCTTCTCTCACAG ATACTGCAAGTGATGGCCGATACCCAGCTGATTCCTCGGGCTCCACCTCTAGCCCTTCAATTACAAGGAGGAACTCATGGCCGACTAACAGGCAGCCCCAACCGGATGGATCGAACAATGCCATCAACAGAAAAGGCAGCCCTCCTTCCATCGTGGCTAAGAAAAATCTGCCTCCTTCACGCCGCAGCACAGACCAGTTCAAGAAATCTGAGGACAGGGTTGTTGTTACTACGGCTCCAGACGCAACGCCAATTAAAATGGTGGCTGAGGAAAAGCTTCTGAAAGAAGGCAATGTTAGGGAGAGGCTTGAAGCGCGGCGGGTGCTGTTTCAGAAGACTGGTGACAAAGGTTACAAGAAGGTGGCTGGTCCCAAGTCAGGATCCAGAGTTGTTCCATACAGCGGGGAAGGGGATGGTGACTCGGAAGAGACGGCTGAGACTGAGGACGCGCCCGAAGAATTTCAGTCAGCTCACAAAGATGAGGACTTGTCGAAGATCAGGATGCAGCTCGTTCAGATTGAGAATCAGCAAGCCAGTTTGCTTAATCTTCTCCAG GTTGAGTTAGGTGTGACAGGAAGTGGTCCATGTGAAGTGAGAACAACGAGCTTCAGCAATAAGGCCGGGTGTTTGAAGACGATCCCACTGTTGGTGTATTTTCGAAATTTTCTTTTCTCCAAGCTTAGAGCTGAGATCGTATGTCCTATACTCCTATGGGGCTTTTATTCATGA
- the LOC107457590 gene encoding TORTIFOLIA1-like protein 3-like — protein sequence MGPAPREPMKQRVNRCLLRLSDRDTEAMAAAELDAIARELDADELPVFVAAVSDARPTDRTPLRRHSLRLLALVAGEHPRDAVAPLVPRLLAAALRRVRDPDSSVRAALVDAARAAAGAAASPPAALAPLADAVLHEQDQCAQLAAALAAAAAVEASEPTDDLAAYLRGLLPRLYKLLRSAAFKAKPALISLIGAASAASGGGAASAAVPCLRDALTADDWAARKAAAEALALLALEHGDDLVSHKSSCITVFEAKRFDKVKIVRESMNRLIEAWKEIPDLDEEVCSLPSSQSRSSLTDTASDGRYPADSSGSTSSPSITRRNSWPTNRQPQPDGSNNAINRKGSPPSIVAKKNLPPSRRSTDQFKKSEDRVVVTTAPDATPIKMVAEEKLLKEGNVRERLEARRVLFQKTGDKGYKKVAGPKSGSRVVPYSGEGDGDSEETAETEDAPEEFQSAHKDEDLSKIRMQLVQIENQQASLLNLLQKFMGSSQNGIRSLETRVNGLEMVLDEISRDLAASSGRIPNSEPDTNACCILSPKFWRRHDGGRYTSRYPISDAANYSEESRSPYKWDRQQKFGVHGGFVTNPLAEPNDSSVRSIAGSQQGRRRDSAQYRSR from the exons ATGGGCCCTGCGCCGAGGGAGCCCATGAAGCAGCGCGTGAACCGCTGCCTGCTGCGCCTCTCGGACCGGGACACGGAGGCGATGGCCGCGGCGGAGCTGGACGCGATCGCGCGCGAGCTGGACGCCGACGAGCTGCCGGTGTTCGTGGCCGCGGTCTCCGACGCGCGGCCCACCGACAGGACGCCGCTGCGGCGGCACTCGCTCCGGCTGCTGGCGCTCGTCGCCGGGGAGCACCCGCGGGACGCCGTCGCGCCGCTCGTGCCCAGGCTCCTGGCCGCCGCGCTGCGCCGCGTCCGGGACCCGGACTCCTCCGTGCGCGCCGCGCTCGTCGACGCGGCCCGCGCCGCGGCGGGCGCCGCGGCGTCGCCTCCCGCGGCGCTGGCCCCGCTCGCCGACGCCGTGCTCCACGAGCAGGACCAGTGCGCGCAGCTGGCCGccgcgctcgccgccgccgccgccgtcgaggcCTCGGAGCCCACCGACGACCTCGCCGCGTACCTCCGGGGGCTCCTCCCGCGCCTCTACAAGCTCCTCCGCAGCGCGGCGTTCAAGGCCAAGCCCGCGCTCATCTCCCTCATCGGCGCTGCCTCGGCAGCCTCCGGCGGTGGAGCCGCCTCCGCCGCCGTGCCTTGCCTCCGCGACGCGCTCACTGCCGACGATTGGGCCGCCAGGAAGGCTGCCGCCGAGGCGCTCGCTTTGTTGGCCCTCGAGCACGGAGACGACCTCGTCTCACACAAATCTTCCTGCATTACCGTCTTCGAAGCCAAGAGATTTGATAAG GTGAAAATAGTGCGCGAGTCCATGAACCGGTTGATCGAAGCATGGAAGGAGATCCCGGATTTGGATGAGGAGGTCTGCTCCTTACCATCGTCCCAGTCTAGATCTTCTCTCACAG ATACTGCAAGTGATGGCCGATACCCAGCTGATTCCTCGGGCTCCACCTCTAGCCCTTCAATTACAAGGAGGAACTCATGGCCGACTAACAGGCAGCCCCAACCGGATGGATCGAACAATGCCATCAACAGAAAAGGCAGCCCTCCTTCCATCGTGGCTAAGAAAAATCTGCCTCCTTCACGCCGCAGCACAGACCAGTTCAAGAAATCTGAGGACAGGGTTGTTGTTACTACGGCTCCAGACGCAACGCCAATTAAAATGGTGGCTGAGGAAAAGCTTCTGAAAGAAGGCAATGTTAGGGAGAGGCTTGAAGCGCGGCGGGTGCTGTTTCAGAAGACTGGTGACAAAGGTTACAAGAAGGTGGCTGGTCCCAAGTCAGGATCCAGAGTTGTTCCATACAGCGGGGAAGGGGATGGTGACTCGGAAGAGACGGCTGAGACTGAGGACGCGCCCGAAGAATTTCAGTCAGCTCACAAAGATGAGGACTTGTCGAAGATCAGGATGCAGCTCGTTCAGATTGAGAATCAGCAAGCCAGTTTGCTTAATCTTCTCCAG AAATTCATGGGGAGCTCCCAGAATGGGATACGTTCCTTGGAGACAAGGGTGAACGGGCTGGAGATGGTGTTGGACGAGATATCCCGTGATTTGGCTGCTTCCTCGGGAAGGATTCCGAACAGCGAGCCTGACACAAACGCTTGCTGCATTCTGAGCCCAAAGTTCTGGAGAAGGCATGACGGAGGTAGGTACACTTCCAGGTACCCTATATCGGACGCAGCAAACTACTCCGAGGAGAGCAGAAGTCCTTACAAGTGGGACAGACAGCAGAAATTTGGAGTCCATGGTGGTTTTGTCACCAATCCCTTAGCAGAGCCGAATGATTCATCTGTAAGGAGCATAGCTGGTTCCCAGCAAGGGAGGAGAAGAGACTCGGCTCAATACAGATCAAGGTAA
- the LOC107457590 gene encoding TORTIFOLIA1-like protein 3-like isoform X1, with amino-acid sequence MGPAPREPMKQRVNRCLLRLSDRDTEAMAAAELDAIARELDADELPVFVAAVSDARPTDRTPLRRHSLRLLALVAGEHPRDAVAPLVPRLLAAALRRVRDPDSSVRAALVDAARAAAGAAASPPAALAPLADAVLHEQDQCAQLAAALAAAAAVEASEPTDDLAAYLRGLLPRLYKLLRSAAFKAKPALISLIGAASAASGGGAASAAVPCLRDALTADDWAARKAAAEALALLALEHGDDLVSHKSSCITVFEAKRFDKVKIVRESMNRLIEAWKEIPDLDEEVCSLPSSQSRSSLTDTASDGRYPADSSGSTSSPSITRRNSWPTNRQPQPDGSNNAINRKGSPPSIVAKKNLPPSRRSTDQFKKSEDRVVVTTAPDATPIKMVAEEKLLKEGNVRERLEARRVLFQKTGDKGYKKVAGPKSGSRVVPYSGEGDGDSEETAETEDAPEEFQSAHKDEDLSKIRMQLVQIENQQASLLNLLQKFMGSSQNGIRSLETRVNGLEMVLDEISRDLAASSGRIPNSEPDTNACCILSPKFWRRHDGGRYTSRYPISDAANYSEESRSPYKWDRQQKFGVHGGFVTNPLAEPNDSSVRSIAGSQQGRRRDSAQYRSRLS; translated from the exons ATGGGCCCTGCGCCGAGGGAGCCCATGAAGCAGCGCGTGAACCGCTGCCTGCTGCGCCTCTCGGACCGGGACACGGAGGCGATGGCCGCGGCGGAGCTGGACGCGATCGCGCGCGAGCTGGACGCCGACGAGCTGCCGGTGTTCGTGGCCGCGGTCTCCGACGCGCGGCCCACCGACAGGACGCCGCTGCGGCGGCACTCGCTCCGGCTGCTGGCGCTCGTCGCCGGGGAGCACCCGCGGGACGCCGTCGCGCCGCTCGTGCCCAGGCTCCTGGCCGCCGCGCTGCGCCGCGTCCGGGACCCGGACTCCTCCGTGCGCGCCGCGCTCGTCGACGCGGCCCGCGCCGCGGCGGGCGCCGCGGCGTCGCCTCCCGCGGCGCTGGCCCCGCTCGCCGACGCCGTGCTCCACGAGCAGGACCAGTGCGCGCAGCTGGCCGccgcgctcgccgccgccgccgccgtcgaggcCTCGGAGCCCACCGACGACCTCGCCGCGTACCTCCGGGGGCTCCTCCCGCGCCTCTACAAGCTCCTCCGCAGCGCGGCGTTCAAGGCCAAGCCCGCGCTCATCTCCCTCATCGGCGCTGCCTCGGCAGCCTCCGGCGGTGGAGCCGCCTCCGCCGCCGTGCCTTGCCTCCGCGACGCGCTCACTGCCGACGATTGGGCCGCCAGGAAGGCTGCCGCCGAGGCGCTCGCTTTGTTGGCCCTCGAGCACGGAGACGACCTCGTCTCACACAAATCTTCCTGCATTACCGTCTTCGAAGCCAAGAGATTTGATAAG GTGAAAATAGTGCGCGAGTCCATGAACCGGTTGATCGAAGCATGGAAGGAGATCCCGGATTTGGATGAGGAGGTCTGCTCCTTACCATCGTCCCAGTCTAGATCTTCTCTCACAG ATACTGCAAGTGATGGCCGATACCCAGCTGATTCCTCGGGCTCCACCTCTAGCCCTTCAATTACAAGGAGGAACTCATGGCCGACTAACAGGCAGCCCCAACCGGATGGATCGAACAATGCCATCAACAGAAAAGGCAGCCCTCCTTCCATCGTGGCTAAGAAAAATCTGCCTCCTTCACGCCGCAGCACAGACCAGTTCAAGAAATCTGAGGACAGGGTTGTTGTTACTACGGCTCCAGACGCAACGCCAATTAAAATGGTGGCTGAGGAAAAGCTTCTGAAAGAAGGCAATGTTAGGGAGAGGCTTGAAGCGCGGCGGGTGCTGTTTCAGAAGACTGGTGACAAAGGTTACAAGAAGGTGGCTGGTCCCAAGTCAGGATCCAGAGTTGTTCCATACAGCGGGGAAGGGGATGGTGACTCGGAAGAGACGGCTGAGACTGAGGACGCGCCCGAAGAATTTCAGTCAGCTCACAAAGATGAGGACTTGTCGAAGATCAGGATGCAGCTCGTTCAGATTGAGAATCAGCAAGCCAGTTTGCTTAATCTTCTCCAG AAATTCATGGGGAGCTCCCAGAATGGGATACGTTCCTTGGAGACAAGGGTGAACGGGCTGGAGATGGTGTTGGACGAGATATCCCGTGATTTGGCTGCTTCCTCGGGAAGGATTCCGAACAGCGAGCCTGACACAAACGCTTGCTGCATTCTGAGCCCAAAGTTCTGGAGAAGGCATGACGGAGGTAGGTACACTTCCAGGTACCCTATATCGGACGCAGCAAACTACTCCGAGGAGAGCAGAAGTCCTTACAAGTGGGACAGACAGCAGAAATTTGGAGTCCATGGTGGTTTTGTCACCAATCCCTTAGCAGAGCCGAATGATTCATCTGTAAGGAGCATAGCTGGTTCCCAGCAAGGGAGGAGAAGAGACTCGGCTCAATACAGATCAAG GTTGAGTTAG